In Chloroflexota bacterium, the following are encoded in one genomic region:
- a CDS encoding extradiol ring-cleavage dioxygenase: protein MGQILGLGITHYPGLAFKGNLAGRINLMLGDPALPDRLRSVENWPEPMRRQWSDDEGRAHSDAHRQAMIEEFRKAREELDAFHPDFVVIWGDDQYENFREDCVPAFSVLAYDTVELQPWHSERVRGANSWDEPADATFAVSGHRDGGKYLATSLLRDGFDIAYAYKPLHARAFGHAIANSILYLDWDRRGFAYPVVPITVNSYGRALIAHHGRPLTPTEAKAAEGDEDPPGPQPWRCFQLGASVARAAARSPWRVALIASSSWSHSFLVPKHAGMYPDVESDKRLYEAFVAGDWDLWRNTTIDEAEDRGHQELLNWYCLAGAMAELGRKPDYSVFQESWITNSDKVFAVFRP, encoded by the coding sequence ATGGGACAGATCTTGGGCCTCGGCATCACGCACTATCCCGGCCTCGCCTTCAAGGGCAATCTTGCCGGCCGAATCAACCTCATGCTGGGCGATCCGGCCCTTCCCGATCGTCTCCGGTCCGTGGAGAACTGGCCCGAGCCGATGCGCCGCCAATGGTCCGACGACGAGGGTCGCGCCCATTCCGATGCGCATCGCCAGGCCATGATCGAGGAGTTTCGCAAGGCGCGCGAGGAGCTAGACGCGTTCCACCCCGATTTTGTCGTGATTTGGGGCGACGACCAGTACGAAAACTTTCGAGAAGACTGCGTCCCGGCATTTTCGGTCCTCGCTTACGACACGGTGGAGCTGCAGCCGTGGCATTCCGAGCGGGTGCGCGGCGCCAACTCCTGGGACGAGCCCGCGGATGCGACGTTCGCGGTTTCGGGCCATCGAGATGGAGGCAAGTATCTCGCGACGTCGCTTCTGCGCGATGGATTCGACATCGCCTATGCCTACAAGCCCCTCCACGCGCGCGCATTCGGGCACGCCATCGCGAACTCGATCCTCTATCTGGACTGGGATCGCCGCGGCTTCGCGTATCCGGTGGTGCCCATCACCGTCAACAGCTACGGCCGCGCCCTCATCGCCCATCACGGTCGTCCGCTGACTCCGACCGAGGCGAAGGCGGCGGAGGGCGACGAGGACCCGCCCGGTCCGCAGCCGTGGCGCTGCTTCCAGCTCGGCGCCTCGGTGGCGCGCGCAGCGGCTCGGAGTCCGTGGCGTGTGGCGCTCATCGCCTCTTCGAGCTGGTCTCACTCGTTTCTCGTGCCGAAACACGCCGGCATGTATCCCGACGTCGAGTCCGACAAGCGGCTCTACGAGGCGTTTGTCGCTGGGGACTGGGACCTCTGGCGGAATACCACTATCGACGAGGCGGAAGACCGCGGCCACCAGGAGTTGCTGAACTGGTACTGCCTGGCCGGCGCCATGGCGGAGCTGGGGCGCAAGCCGGATTACTCTGTCTTTCAGGAGTCGTGGATCACCAACTCCGACAAGGTGTTCGCCGTCTTTCGCCCGTGA
- a CDS encoding 3-oxoacyl-ACP reductase family protein codes for MRLENQVVIVTGGGLGIGRAYAERLGQEGARVAVVDIDAGAAEEVADGLRRAEADAIAVRTDVTDARATEEMATAVLERWGRIDALVNNAGMYQRPAVTRGPFEEIPIDEWDRVMAVNLRGVFLCARAVVPSMKRQRRGKIVNISSSTVFSGTPRFAHYVTSKAGVIGLTRVLAKELGEWNITVNAIAPGLTESMDLHDDALIQYHENRAQSRAIKRLEQPSDLVGAVAFLCSPDSDFITGQTLVVDGGSSLN; via the coding sequence ATGCGCCTGGAGAATCAGGTGGTGATCGTTACCGGCGGCGGACTCGGGATCGGCCGCGCCTATGCGGAGCGCCTCGGCCAGGAGGGCGCACGCGTCGCGGTGGTGGACATCGACGCGGGCGCCGCGGAGGAGGTGGCCGACGGGCTCCGCCGGGCCGAAGCCGACGCGATCGCCGTTCGCACCGACGTCACGGACGCGCGCGCGACCGAGGAGATGGCGACCGCGGTGCTCGAGCGCTGGGGCCGCATCGACGCGCTCGTCAACAATGCCGGCATGTACCAGCGACCGGCCGTCACGCGCGGGCCATTCGAGGAGATCCCCATCGACGAGTGGGATCGCGTCATGGCCGTGAATCTGCGCGGCGTCTTCCTCTGCGCGCGGGCCGTCGTGCCGTCGATGAAGCGGCAGCGGCGCGGCAAGATCGTCAACATCAGCTCCAGCACGGTCTTCTCCGGAACACCGCGCTTCGCCCACTACGTCACCTCGAAGGCGGGCGTGATTGGGCTCACGCGTGTGCTGGCGAAGGAGCTGGGGGAGTGGAACATTACCGTGAACGCGATCGCGCCCGGCCTGACCGAGAGCATGGACCTTCATGACGACGCGTTGATCCAGTACCACGAGAATCGCGCGCAGAGCAGGGCCATCAAGCGCTTGGAGCAGCCGTCGGACCTCGTGGGGGCGGTCGCGTTTCTCTGCTCGCCGGACAGCGATTTCATCACGGGTCAGACGCTCGTCGTCGACGGCGGATCGTCGTTGAATTGA
- a CDS encoding ABC transporter substrate-binding protein: MLGKGPISGMDLFPSKARATPGGIHLYYLDPDRTPFLYTVREMAARHESLNVTVDQIVGMETFEERFLRGELDVICEHSRFLYPARLKGHDVRCLAACQRPESKLLVAPDIGAVTDLRGKTIAIRATPQSRISGTYWMRRLGLDRDNRLLYVEDAEVGRWQQWRKVASGDAHAVIATPLYEDAALAAGLHQLHVPPLPEVGQIVFAVLASFAAAHDDALHRLVRAVYRAIDLIRGDAEAALEIMRGEPARLMRTKIAGEADLRTQYARIRDSIGPSAIPTPEALQVEFELLNEGYVPLDDLNPLSLWDMHYAIAAEEARRARAL, encoded by the coding sequence ATGCTGGGGAAGGGACCCATCTCCGGAATGGATCTCTTCCCCAGCAAAGCACGTGCGACGCCTGGCGGCATACATCTCTACTACCTGGATCCGGATCGCACGCCCTTTCTCTACACGGTCCGGGAGATGGCCGCCCGCCACGAGAGCCTGAACGTCACGGTCGATCAGATCGTGGGGATGGAGACGTTCGAGGAGCGCTTCCTCCGGGGCGAGCTGGACGTCATCTGCGAACACTCCCGCTTCCTTTATCCCGCTCGGTTGAAGGGCCATGACGTCCGCTGCCTCGCCGCCTGTCAGCGTCCCGAGAGCAAGCTGCTTGTCGCCCCGGACATTGGCGCCGTGACGGACTTGCGGGGGAAGACCATCGCGATTCGAGCGACCCCCCAGTCGCGGATCAGCGGAACCTATTGGATGCGTCGTCTGGGCCTCGATCGGGACAACCGGCTGCTCTACGTCGAAGACGCCGAGGTCGGGCGCTGGCAGCAGTGGCGGAAGGTCGCATCCGGTGACGCGCACGCGGTTATCGCGACGCCGCTCTACGAAGACGCGGCGTTGGCCGCCGGCCTCCACCAGCTGCACGTACCGCCCCTCCCCGAGGTCGGCCAGATCGTTTTCGCGGTCCTGGCCTCATTCGCCGCGGCCCATGACGACGCGCTCCACCGGCTGGTGCGCGCCGTGTATCGCGCGATCGATCTGATCCGCGGCGACGCCGAAGCCGCATTGGAGATCATGCGCGGGGAGCCCGCGCGCCTCATGCGGACCAAGATCGCGGGCGAGGCGGATCTCCGAACCCAGTACGCGCGGATCCGAGACTCCATCGGCCCGAGCGCGATCCCCACGCCCGAAGCCCTGCAGGTGGAGTTCGAGCTGCTGAACGAGGGCTACGTGCCATTGGACGACCTCAATCCCCTCAGCCTCTGGGACATGCACTACGCCATCGCTGCCGAGGAGGCCCGCCGGGCCCGCGCGCTATAG
- a CDS encoding beta-propeller fold lactonase family protein gives MASRTRLLIAIPVVVVLLAGGLVVSISRFSRSSTAFALVDESTLTALRGQVELIRADGSRAPVALRASVPLRLGDQVRTGSDGYAVITFFDGSTTELEPGTFITVQRLEKLSSGGPDIAFHQEAGQTWNRVERLVDANSRFETNTASAVAFVRGTEYKVFIDPSGDTIVEVYEGTVTVEANGVVVEVTAGFRTRVRPGGPPGPPEPIPPAPLGLQIQVQGPVHPFITDNLNRSEGFQPDVDIYGSQIPGAVYTNDAGVQTITVPDPVSAYELVLSADANGGPYSLSVSGLISGQPVAVRAAGLARALDAEELSGVLGGGQHLRTGFEFSGGQILNFRRPGSITGGAPEGSFMVFSQSSRRGGTTTPSTAIARGTATPSGVAIAAADTATQPRVSASPSQVTATAALRATALASATESPTAASTEPLAGTTPEPGLASPTRGAASATDTATPDAASASPTAAPSATDGPTGTASPTPTPTVVRPTPTTSEPVEPTATPTPSAEPTLGPRATGTPSRVAGPSFTGPLPPPSPTQRPTATESVRFAAGGGSPTPIVMIPWHGFVGVLDATVTPIFPTPTATITQTPPTTPTPTITATVAPSPAFTVSPTPSPTGTPTVTPTPTITPTGTITPPPTVAPTDTPLSTFTATPSPSVSASATPTGTATPTPTITRSPTITPSPTVTATFTPTATQTVSPLARLFTANVVSGNESVFDTSTGTPSGGFNVTPPAGLNFPTHLAVNPAKTRMYIADSRARLLVMDISGATPVAGPVIALPNQASALLTVSTPAGPRLYVADSIGNQVVAFDISSGTPSSPTTVGMPSGASRPVALAANPAGTRLYTANESSANVSVFNISSGTPASGANVALPSATLPTALAVNPAGTRLFVSDIVIDQPTITTFDISGGTPASGVNVSMPSGAGESQDLVVDPAGTHLYGVSGHFVTSFDITSGTPSGGVNVSTPTTGGFAIAVDVNPAGTRLFVASDSPDSVAVFDITGGTPTGGANLSYSLNTLFPSDLLSVGNSVYVLFEDSVNLTRYDATPRDIFLRTTFDLPLASDGPFALVTNGAGTRLYVANGGSNSITTWDISSGTPSGAVNVAIPSIGEAIVDLAINPAGTRLFALTVPDGSGGHVVAYDVSGGLPASPVAVSVPSGADGPERMAVHPDGSRLYVTSGFPDAVAVFDISSGTPVPGAVVPLPGGASNPGSVAVNPSGTRLYTGNSTTSNISVFDVSSGTPSSGANVALPSGASGPVSLAVNPSGTRLFVANSSNNLTMFDITSGTPTGGANVALPSGATEPQSLVVNRAGTRLYVTNFSSDNVSSFDITSGTPSGGVNVALPSGALRPEGAAIR, from the coding sequence GTGGCGTCTCGTACGCGGTTGCTCATCGCGATCCCCGTTGTCGTCGTGCTTCTCGCCGGCGGCCTCGTCGTTTCCATCTCGCGATTTTCCCGATCGAGCACCGCGTTCGCCCTCGTCGACGAGTCAACCCTGACCGCGCTGCGCGGGCAGGTGGAGCTGATTCGTGCGGATGGCAGCCGCGCGCCCGTCGCCCTGCGAGCCAGCGTTCCCCTGCGTTTGGGCGACCAGGTTCGCACTGGCTCCGACGGCTACGCGGTCATCACGTTCTTTGACGGCTCGACCACCGAGCTGGAGCCTGGCACTTTTATCACTGTGCAGCGGCTCGAGAAGCTGTCCAGCGGCGGGCCCGACATCGCATTCCACCAGGAGGCGGGGCAGACCTGGAACCGGGTGGAGCGCCTGGTCGACGCAAATAGCCGATTTGAGACGAACACAGCTTCCGCCGTCGCCTTCGTACGAGGCACCGAATACAAGGTGTTCATCGACCCCAGTGGCGACACCATTGTTGAGGTGTACGAGGGCACGGTGACCGTTGAAGCGAATGGCGTGGTCGTCGAAGTGACGGCTGGGTTCCGGACCCGGGTCCGGCCGGGCGGCCCGCCCGGTCCGCCTGAACCCATTCCCCCCGCGCCCCTTGGCCTTCAGATCCAGGTCCAAGGCCCGGTCCATCCCTTCATCACCGACAACCTGAACCGGAGCGAGGGCTTCCAGCCCGACGTCGACATCTACGGGTCGCAGATTCCGGGCGCCGTGTACACAAACGACGCCGGTGTCCAGACCATCACGGTGCCCGATCCGGTGTCGGCGTACGAGCTGGTCTTGAGCGCGGACGCGAATGGCGGGCCGTACTCCTTGAGCGTCAGCGGACTCATCAGCGGGCAGCCCGTTGCCGTCCGCGCGGCAGGCCTCGCGCGCGCCCTGGACGCGGAAGAGCTGAGCGGGGTGCTGGGTGGCGGGCAGCATCTGCGGACCGGTTTCGAGTTCAGCGGCGGGCAAATCCTCAACTTCCGCCGACCGGGTAGCATTACTGGCGGCGCGCCCGAGGGCAGCTTTATGGTGTTCAGCCAGAGCTCGCGTCGCGGCGGGACGACAACCCCATCGACCGCGATCGCCCGGGGGACCGCCACGCCGTCCGGCGTCGCCATCGCTGCGGCCGACACCGCGACGCAGCCACGAGTCAGTGCTTCCCCTTCCCAGGTGACGGCCACCGCCGCCCTCCGCGCTACCGCACTCGCGAGCGCTACGGAGTCGCCGACCGCCGCATCGACGGAGCCGCTCGCGGGAACCACGCCCGAGCCCGGCCTGGCTTCGCCGACGCGTGGCGCCGCGAGCGCTACCGACACAGCGACGCCCGATGCCGCGAGCGCGTCGCCGACGGCAGCGCCCAGCGCGACCGATGGGCCGACGGGAACCGCGAGCCCGACGCCGACACCGACTGTCGTCCGCCCAACGCCCACCACGAGCGAACCCGTCGAGCCAACCGCGACGCCAACGCCGAGCGCGGAGCCCACGTTGGGGCCGCGCGCGACGGGAACGCCGTCGCGAGTGGCCGGGCCATCCTTCACCGGGCCATTGCCGCCGCCTTCGCCGACCCAACGGCCGACCGCGACCGAGTCCGTGCGGTTCGCCGCTGGCGGGGGCAGTCCCACGCCCATCGTCATGATTCCCTGGCACGGATTCGTCGGGGTGTTGGACGCGACGGTGACCCCCATTTTCCCGACTCCGACAGCCACGATCACTCAGACTCCGCCTACCACGCCCACCCCGACGATAACTGCGACGGTCGCCCCGTCCCCGGCCTTCACCGTGAGCCCGACGCCCTCTCCAACCGGGACTCCAACGGTGACGCCAACCCCGACCATCACGCCGACCGGTACGATTACGCCGCCGCCTACGGTCGCCCCAACTGATACACCCCTGTCGACCTTTACCGCGACGCCCTCGCCGTCCGTAAGCGCTTCGGCCACGCCGACAGGAACCGCGACGCCGACTCCAACGATCACCAGGTCGCCGACCATCACCCCTTCGCCCACGGTGACCGCGACGTTCACGCCGACGGCCACGCAGACGGTGAGCCCACTGGCGCGCCTCTTCACCGCGAACGTCGTCAGCGGCAATGAGTCGGTGTTCGATACGAGCACGGGCACCCCGAGCGGCGGCTTCAACGTGACCCCGCCAGCCGGGCTCAATTTCCCGACTCACCTCGCGGTCAATCCCGCCAAGACCCGCATGTACATCGCCGACAGTCGAGCCCGGCTCCTGGTGATGGACATCAGCGGGGCGACGCCCGTCGCGGGGCCCGTGATCGCGCTGCCAAATCAAGCGTCTGCGCTGCTCACCGTTTCGACGCCGGCAGGTCCGCGCTTGTACGTTGCCGATTCGATCGGCAACCAGGTGGTGGCGTTTGACATCAGCAGTGGGACACCGTCGAGCCCAACGACCGTGGGAATGCCGAGCGGCGCCAGCAGACCCGTTGCCCTGGCGGCCAACCCTGCCGGGACGCGCCTATACACCGCGAATGAATCGAGCGCGAACGTGTCCGTGTTCAACATCTCGAGCGGCACCCCCGCTAGCGGCGCAAACGTCGCGCTCCCGAGCGCCACGCTGCCTACGGCTCTCGCGGTGAACCCCGCAGGCACCCGACTCTTCGTGTCGGACATTGTGATCGACCAGCCGACGATCACGACCTTCGACATCAGCGGCGGCACACCGGCGAGCGGCGTCAACGTATCCATGCCAAGCGGCGCTGGTGAAAGCCAGGACCTTGTCGTCGATCCCGCCGGCACCCATCTGTACGGTGTCAGCGGGCACTTCGTGACCTCGTTTGACATCACGTCGGGAACCCCCAGCGGCGGTGTGAACGTCTCCACGCCGACGACGGGCGGATTCGCCATCGCGGTGGACGTCAACCCGGCCGGCACGAGGCTGTTCGTGGCGAGCGATTCGCCGGACTCCGTCGCCGTCTTCGACATCACCGGTGGCACGCCGACCGGCGGGGCCAACCTCTCATACTCGCTGAACACGCTGTTCCCATCCGATCTCCTGTCGGTCGGGAATAGCGTCTACGTACTGTTCGAGGACTCGGTGAATCTGACGCGGTACGACGCGACTCCGCGCGATATCTTCCTACGCACGACCTTCGACCTACCGCTCGCATCCGACGGTCCGTTTGCGCTGGTAACCAATGGCGCGGGAACCCGGCTCTACGTCGCGAATGGCGGGTCGAATTCCATCACCACCTGGGATATCAGCAGCGGCACCCCATCTGGAGCGGTGAACGTCGCGATTCCTTCTATCGGCGAGGCAATCGTCGACCTGGCCATCAATCCGGCTGGGACCCGCCTGTTCGCGCTCACGGTCCCCGACGGTTCCGGTGGCCACGTCGTCGCGTACGACGTGTCCGGCGGTCTCCCGGCCAGCCCGGTCGCCGTATCCGTACCGTCGGGAGCAGACGGACCTGAGCGGATGGCCGTGCATCCGGACGGAAGCCGTTTATACGTCACGAGCGGGTTCCCGGACGCCGTGGCCGTGTTCGACATATCGTCGGGCACACCGGTCCCCGGCGCCGTGGTTCCGCTCCCGGGCGGAGCGTCCAATCCGGGCAGCGTCGCGGTCAACCCCAGCGGCACGCGGCTGTATACGGGCAACTCCACCACC